A stretch of DNA from Longimicrobium sp.:
CTCCCCTCGCCGCGGCAGGTGGAGGCGGCGTTCGAGGCGGCGGGGGTGTCGGACGGCTCACGCGTGGTGATCTACGGCCACCCGATCGCCGCGGCGCGCGCGTGGGCCACGCTCGACTGGCTGGGCCACGGCGGCCACGCGTCGGTGCTGGACGGGGGACTGGAGGTCTGGCGCGCGGAGGGGCGGCCGGTGAGCCGCGAGGCGCCGCGCCCGCGCCGGGGCTCGCTCACCGCGCGCGTGCGGCCGGAGCGCTTCGTCGACGCCGACTGGGTGCGCAGCCACCTGGGCGACCCGCGGCACGCGCTGGTGGACGCGCGGCCCGCGGCGGAGTTCACGGGCGGCGACGGCGGGCACGGGGGGATGCACGCCGCGGGGCACATCCCCGGCGCGCGCAACCTGTACTGGGAGGAGCTGATCGTCTCCCGCGACCGCCCCGCCTTCCGCGGCCGCGACGAGCTGCGCGCGCTCTTCCGCCGCGCGGGCGCCGACCCGGGCGACACCGTCGTCACCTACTGCATGGTGGGGATGCGCGCCAGCGTCACCTACTTCGTCGCCCGCCTCCTCGGCTACGAGACCCGGTTCTACGACGGCTCGTGGGTGGACTGGAGCCGGCGCGGCCTCCCCGTCGAGTCCGGCGCCGGCGCGCGCGCGGAGGGGCGGCGATGACGCTCACCCGGCGCGGCTTCGTCGCGCGGCTGGGGGCGGCGGCCGCAGCCGCCGCCCTCCCGCCGGAGCTCGCCGCCTCGACCGATCT
This window harbors:
- a CDS encoding sulfurtransferase; translation: MLSCTALLLALAVAPHADASAFSRVDPACEEPQAQAEMLVSTAWLARHADDPDLVILHVGDGRAEYDRGHVPGARLLLWSDFVTDEGGASAELPSPRQVEAAFEAAGVSDGSRVVIYGHPIAAARAWATLDWLGHGGHASVLDGGLEVWRAEGRPVSREAPRPRRGSLTARVRPERFVDADWVRSHLGDPRHALVDARPAAEFTGGDGGHGGMHAAGHIPGARNLYWEELIVSRDRPAFRGRDELRALFRRAGADPGDTVVTYCMVGMRASVTYFVARLLGYETRFYDGSWVDWSRRGLPVESGAGARAEGRR